The Arachis duranensis cultivar V14167 unplaced genomic scaffold, aradu.V14167.gnm2.J7QH unplaced_Scaffold_157278, whole genome shotgun sequence genome includes a window with the following:
- the LOC107472550 gene encoding uncharacterized protein LOC107472550, protein MREYAIQEGRSINLVKNDNIRCKAVCKVMECPWVAYASRDHEDTCWQIKTFNDDHTCPREDKNRAANRNWVCSKLVKKVIKYPNFRHCEATTYFKTRFDLTLNKNSISRALMVARSVVYGDEKEQYRMVRDYGIMLLKTNPSSTVQICTTPQPDGEVTFDRMYMCLSSCKNRFKAGCHPLIGLDGAFLKTRFGGQILSAMGLNANHHIYVIAWAIVRVENTDTWRWFLELLHQDLGYYKDHDWCFISNMQKGLISAVKEVMPDVHHRFCV, encoded by the exons ATGAGGGAATACGCAATCCAAGAGGGTAGAAGTATAAATCTAGTGAAAAATGATAACATCAGGTGCAAGGCGGTGTGTAAGGTCATGGAGTGTCCATGGGTGGCTTATGCATCAAGAGACCATGAGGACACGTGTTGGCAAATTAAAACCTTTAACGATGACCACACTTGTCCAAGAGAGGACAAGAATAGGGCTGCCAACAGAAATTGGGTATGCAGCAAGCTTGTAAAGAAGGTGATAAAGTATCCAAATTTTAGACACTGCGAGGCTACAACTTACTTTAAGACACGGTTTGATTTGACACTGAATAAGAATTCAATCTCGAGGGCATTAATGGTTGCTAGAAGTGTGGTGTATGGTGATGAGAAAGAGCAATATAGGATGGTTCGGGATTATGGTATTATGCTGTTGAAGACTAATCCCAGTTCTACTGTGCAAATATGTACCACCCCACAACCAGATGGTGAAGTGACCTTTGATAGGATGTATATGTGCTTAAGCAGCTGTAAAAATAGGTTCAAGGCTGGCTGCCATCCTTTGATAGGGCTGGATGGTGCATTCCTGAAGACAAGGTTTGGTGGCCAGATTTTGTCAGCCATGGGGTTAAATGCAAATCACCATATCTATGTAATAGCTTGGGCTATTGTCAGAGTGGAGAATACAGATACATGGAGATGGTTTCTTGAGCTACTTCATCAGGACTTGGGTTACTATAAAGATCACGACTGGTGCTTtatatcaaatatgcaaaaG GGACTGATATCAGCAGTGAAAGAGGTGATGCCTGACGTGCATCACCGTTTCTGCGTCTAg